In Rhizobium binae, the DNA window TCTGCGCGATATGGGGGTTTGCGCATGCGGGCAGGTTCTCCATCGTCTATCGCAGCACTTTTGGAGAGAGCCCGCGCGATACGCGGCTACGGGCCGAGCGCCTGCGCTGAAGTGAGCCTCAGGAAGCTGTCTCTTCCGGCCGTTCAGCGCGGCGGTGCGATGCTGCCGCGCAGGACGAGATGGCAGCCGAGTTCCAGGCGATGGGCCGGCCGCTGCGGATCGTTGGAGATCAGCCGCTGTTCGATGAGTGCGAGTGCTGCGGCGCCGAGCCTGTCCGTGGGAACGCTGACCGTCGAAAGCGGCGGGCGGCTGAACTCGCCGGGAACGATGTCGTCGAAGCCGAGAACGGAAACCGCCTCGGGCACCCGTATGTCGCGATCGGCCAAGGCCTTGAGGCAGCCGAGCGCCAGATTGTCGGCCGCGCAGAAGACGGCGGTGGCGCCTTTCATCGTCGGATCGCGGTCGAGCAGCGCGTCGATGGCCGCCTCGCCATGCCTGGGCTCATATCCCTCGGCCTCGACGATCATCTCCTCCGGGACCGGAAGCTGTGCCGCGAGATAGGCATCGGAGAAGCCGTCATACCGGCGCTGGATGGTCGTGCGCCCCTTCCAGGTCAGGTGCAGGATGCGGCGATGCCCGAGCGCCAGCAGGTGCTCGATGCCGAGCCGCGCGC includes these proteins:
- a CDS encoding LacI family DNA-binding transcriptional regulator, whose product is MERKVNLKDVARDADVSLSTASHALNGTAPLTIEVRERVLDSAKRLGYLDRRRKKATIAALHVLLLAIPDDAAPESDLNLVSWTILNGLRRECERRGIRIVPFVSTGRRIDGAQVRRIAQAERADGIVVLNDDQPELIRSLASADMPVVIVNGEDPTMLVDTVTPENRFGARLGIEHLLALGHRRILHLTWKGRTTIQRRYDGFSDAYLAAQLPVPEEMIVEAEGYEPRHGEAAIDALLDRDPTMKGATAVFCAADNLALGCLKALADRDIRVPEAVSVLGFDDIVPGEFSRPPLSTVSVPTDRLGAAALALIEQRLISNDPQRPAHRLELGCHLVLRGSIAPPR